The Halotia branconii CENA392 region AATTGCAAACTCCTTCATTCCCCAAGGTTTTGTTTGTAGCTGACCGTTCGGATGAATCATGTGTCCTCCATGTACCTGAAATTCCTGATATAGTTGCTCAATACCATCAACTTGAATGCGAAAGGTTGTCCATTCTGCAAGATGTTGATCGTCATTTTTTAGAAGAAAAATTTCTGCTGAGTCGCGCTTGACAACCGCCATAGTAATTGGGTTGCCTTCTTTGTGAATTAATTTAAAGCCAAGCTGTTGTTCATAGAAGGCGATAGATTTTTCTAAGTCATTGCCAGCCGGAATCATGGGGCTGATGTTTTTCAGTACAGGCTGTTTACTCATAAATTATATGTTCAGTATTTAAAGTCACCCTCTAGTTTGACTTTGCTGCACTTGCTGTAACATTTGCTCATAACTTGTTGCAGGTGCAAGACATTTCAAACCTTGACAAACTAAGGCAATGCTTCCTTCTGGTAAATTTGAGACGATACTAAACGCCGCCACAGGTAAATATTGAGGAATGAGAGATTTAATTTGCTCAATGGTGCTACGAATTAAGGTAGAGTTACGATACCAATCTAAGGCGGTGAACAAGCTAGGACATGCTTGGGGAGCGTTACTCATGACACTGCTAAAAGCTTTTAAACCTTGTTCAGCTAAGTCTAAATAATGTAAATTATCGGTGAGTAAAGCTAGACGGACTAAATTAGCGATCGCAACGCCGTTAGCTGATGGTGTAGCATTATCTGCATAGCTGCGTTCCCGCACGATTAAATCTTGACTGGCATCACTGGAGGTATTGTAGTAGCCACCTAATTCTACACTCCAAAGGAATTGATCAAATTCATCTTGGAGAGCGATCGCTTTTTCTAACCAGTGTTTTTGCTCAGGACAACAAGCGTATAAATCCAACAACGCTTTAATAAATAAAGCATAATCTTCCGACTGCGCTAGTACAGTCGCTTGACCTTGATAATTCAGTCGCTGGAAACGCCCATCTATAAATTGCTGTTCCAAGATGAAAGTTGCTGCCCTTGCGGCTATTTCCAAATACAAAGGTTCTTGAAATACCCCAGCCGCCCTTGCTAACGCGGAAATCATCAAGCTATTCCAAGCCACAATCATTTTTGTATCTGTCACCGAGGGAATACGCCCAGGCCAGTTGTGAGTTTTTGCTTCTTGATTGTTACTAGCAGCAGGGAAAGTCTTCAGTGAATTTGGTGCATCACCATAACGAGCAGTGAACAACTTACCCAATGCAATTTCTAGCGCTGCACTTAATTCTCCCGAATCACGTCTTTGCAGAACATTCTTGCCTTCAAAGTTGCCATTAGCAGTTACTGTAAACTTTTGTTGTAGTTCCGTTAGTTCTTCTGGCGTTAATAGTTGTGCTAGTTCGCTGTAACTCCAGACATAAAATGCTCCTTCTTCTGGTTCTATTGCGGTAGAGTTAATAAAACTATCGGCATCTTGAGCAGCATAAAAGTAACCTTCCGGGGCAGTCATCTCTCGTTGCAGCCATTCAACAGTACCCACAACTGCTCGCTTGAAAGCTGGCTCTTGAACTCCAGCACTCCACAAATTTGCTAGATACTCAACAATCTGACCATTGTCATAGAGCATCTTTTCAAAGTGAGGCACTGTCCAAGTAGCGTCAACAGTATAGCGATGAAAACCACCGCCGACATGATCATAAATGCCTCCCAAGGCTAAATCTAGTCCTCGTTGAGTACAAATTTGCTTGCCATCATTCTGAAATTCCCGTTCCCAATCAGAGCCAGGAAACAAAAACCGAGTTCCCCGCAGTGCCAATTCTGCATAGGGAATCATCGGAAAGCTATTACCCTGTTGGTTTGGAGTAATTACGCTCGTGCTGGTTTTCCAGCCTTGTTTGAGTAATTCATTTGTTTGAGCTGCTTGAGTAGTACCATTTTGCAATACCGCAGAAGTTAATAGCGACTCAATAATCAGGGCTTTGCGTTGGCGCAAGTCATCTTTTTCTGTATAGTAGTAGCGGCGAAGAGCTTGCAGCACTTGCAAAAAACCAGGACGACCATAACGCGGATCAACTGGAAAATAAGTACCAGCATAAAACGGTACTAAATCATCTGGAGAAAGAAAAACATTTAAAGGCCAACCCCCTTGACCACTCATCATTTGCAAAGACTGCATGTAAATACTGTCGAGGTCGGGTCTTTCTTCTCTGTCTACTTTGATGGGCAAGAAATTAGCATTCATGTACTCGGCAATAGCCAAATTGGAGAAAGCTTCGCCTTCCATGACAGTACACCAGTGGCAACTAGAATAACCAATGGAGAGAAAGATAGGTTTATTTTGTGCTTTTGCAGTTGCGAGAGCTTCATCACACCAAGACCACCAGTCAATCGGGTTTTCGGCGTGTTTGCGGAGATAGAGACTCTTAGCTTCAGCAAGGCGATTAGTCATGATTAAGATGCCGATAGTTGCCTTCTTTGCTCAGTCTATCCTATGGGGCATTGAGAAGAAGGGTAAGGGGAAAAGGGTAATACCGTTTCACTTTAAAGTTGATACATTTGGGCAAGCAGGGAAGGCAGGGGGCAGGGAGCAGGGGAGGCAGAGGGCAGAGGGCAGGGAGCAGGGGAGGCAGAGGAAGCAGGGGAGGCAGGGGAAGCAGAGGGCAGGGGGAGTAAGAAAAGTAATTTGTATCAATAATTTCGTGAAATGGTATGAGGGGAAAAGCTGGGCAAACGCATCTTAACCGTAATATGCCCATTTCAATCTTGCCGTCAGCTAGCGATGCCTGTGGCGGGCGTAGCGATTGCACTTTACCTGCCTACTTCCAGCAAATTCATACCTAACAAACTTTTTGGGCTTTTCTATCCGTCGAACTCACTTTACTTTATTGGGGATAATATTTGTTTAAAAATTCTGCTGCTGCTGTTTTATCTTGAACCACTTTATCTACAGTAGCAATAAGTAAATCATCTAAAATTTGTCGATATTGTGGACCAGGTTGGTAACCTAATTTTTTGAGGTCGTTACCATTGAGAATAGGCTGCACATTTGCCAAAACTGTGAAATAATGCCATATTTGCTGTCTAATCAGGCGTGAACTTTGTAAGGCAATTAAAATCAGCATTGGTAAATCGTGTTGTCTCAGCAGCTGGATTATTTGACTAGAACGTTGACACTGAGGTAAAGATTTCTGTACATCAGTTTGGGCTGAAGCCAAATTTTGCAAGCGTTTAATACTATCTTCTTGCAATTGTAAATTTTTTGCTACTTTTTCCCGAAATTCTGGTGCTAAGTGGGCAATTAATGCTTCTAGTCGCATTTGCCAATGGTTCAGACTTTGTTGGGG contains the following coding sequences:
- a CDS encoding thioredoxin domain-containing protein, with translation MTNRLAEAKSLYLRKHAENPIDWWSWCDEALATAKAQNKPIFLSIGYSSCHWCTVMEGEAFSNLAIAEYMNANFLPIKVDREERPDLDSIYMQSLQMMSGQGGWPLNVFLSPDDLVPFYAGTYFPVDPRYGRPGFLQVLQALRRYYYTEKDDLRQRKALIIESLLTSAVLQNGTTQAAQTNELLKQGWKTSTSVITPNQQGNSFPMIPYAELALRGTRFLFPGSDWEREFQNDGKQICTQRGLDLALGGIYDHVGGGFHRYTVDATWTVPHFEKMLYDNGQIVEYLANLWSAGVQEPAFKRAVVGTVEWLQREMTAPEGYFYAAQDADSFINSTAIEPEEGAFYVWSYSELAQLLTPEELTELQQKFTVTANGNFEGKNVLQRRDSGELSAALEIALGKLFTARYGDAPNSLKTFPAASNNQEAKTHNWPGRIPSVTDTKMIVAWNSLMISALARAAGVFQEPLYLEIAARAATFILEQQFIDGRFQRLNYQGQATVLAQSEDYALFIKALLDLYACCPEQKHWLEKAIALQDEFDQFLWSVELGGYYNTSSDASQDLIVRERSYADNATPSANGVAIANLVRLALLTDNLHYLDLAEQGLKAFSSVMSNAPQACPSLFTALDWYRNSTLIRSTIEQIKSLIPQYLPVAAFSIVSNLPEGSIALVCQGLKCLAPATSYEQMLQQVQQSQTRG
- a CDS encoding VOC family protein, with product MSKQPVLKNISPMIPAGNDLEKSIAFYEQQLGFKLIHKEGNPITMAVVKRDSAEIFLLKNDDQHLAEWTTFRIQVDGIEQLYQEFQVHGGHMIHPNGQLQTKPWGMKEFAIIDVAGVCITFCEPEN